A window of the Nibribacter ruber genome harbors these coding sequences:
- the rplE gene encoding 50S ribosomal protein L5 — translation MAARLKEKYTKEIMPLLKEKFQYKSVMEVPKITKISINRGIGNAVADKKLVDIGVDELTIIAGQKAVQTKAKNSISNFKLREGMPIGARVTLRGEKMYEFLDRLMTIALPRVRDFKGISDKGFDGRGNYTLGVKEQIIFPEISIDKIKSIAGMDITFVTTAKNDEESFELLKAFGMPFVNLKK, via the coding sequence ATGGCGGCTAGACTTAAAGAAAAATATACAAAAGAAATCATGCCTTTGTTGAAGGAGAAATTCCAATACAAAAGCGTGATGGAAGTTCCAAAGATCACCAAGATCAGCATCAACAGAGGTATTGGTAATGCCGTGGCTGATAAGAAATTGGTTGACATTGGAGTAGATGAGCTGACAATCATTGCCGGTCAAAAAGCGGTACAGACCAAGGCTAAAAATTCAATCTCTAACTTCAAGCTAAGAGAAGGAATGCCAATTGGCGCCCGCGTGACGCTGAGAGGAGAGAAAATGTACGAGTTCTTAGACCGTTTAATGACAATCGCTCTTCCACGTGTGCGTGACTTCAAAGGTATCAGTGACAAAGGCTTTGACGGCCGCGGTAACTATACCCTGGGTGTGAAAGAGCAAATCATTTTCCCTGAGATTAGCATTGACAAGATTAAGTCAATCGCAGGTATGGACATCACGTTTGTGACGACAGCCAAAAATGATGAAGAAAGCTTTGAGCTTTTGAAAGCGTTTGGAATGCCTTTCGTCAATCTAAAGAAATAA
- the rpsN gene encoding 30S ribosomal protein S14, whose amino-acid sequence MAKESVKARELKRQKLVAKYAAKRATLKAAGDYEALDKLPKNASPVRLHNRCKLTGRPRGYMRKFGISRVTFREMASAGKIPGVTKASW is encoded by the coding sequence ATGGCTAAAGAATCAGTAAAAGCTAGAGAGCTTAAAAGACAGAAACTAGTTGCCAAATATGCTGCCAAGAGAGCTACTCTTAAAGCGGCTGGTGATTACGAAGCTCTGGATAAATTGCCTAAAAATGCCTCTCCAGTTCGTCTGCACAACCGTTGCAAATTAACCGGAAGACCTAGAGGATATATGAGAAAGTTCGGTATCTCTCGCGTAACTTTCAGAGAGATGGCCTCAGCTGGCAAGATTCCTGGAGTAACGAAGGCAAGTTGGTAA